A window of the Pseudomonas fluorescens genome harbors these coding sequences:
- the gspG gene encoding type II secretion system major pseudopilin GspG: protein MKLHFRPRAQRGFTLLELLVVLVVLGLLAGIVAPKYFAQLGRSEVKVAKAQIEGLSKALDLYRLEVGHYPSTEQGLQALVTAPSDEAKWTGPYLQKKLPQDPWGRNYTYRYPGENAEYDLLSMGKDGQPGGEGENAEVTNWQ from the coding sequence ATGAAGCTGCATTTTCGTCCGCGTGCCCAGCGCGGTTTCACCCTGCTCGAATTGCTCGTGGTGCTGGTGGTGCTCGGCCTGTTGGCCGGGATCGTCGCGCCCAAATATTTCGCCCAGCTGGGACGTTCCGAAGTGAAGGTGGCCAAGGCGCAGATCGAAGGCCTGAGCAAGGCGCTGGATCTGTATCGGCTGGAAGTCGGCCACTACCCGTCCACCGAACAGGGTTTGCAGGCGCTGGTGACCGCACCGAGCGACGAAGCCAAATGGACCGGCCCGTACTTGCAGAAAAAACTGCCGCAGGATCCGTGGGGGCGTAACTACACCTACCGCTATCCCGGCGAAAACGCCGAGTACGACTTGCTCTCGATGGGCAAGGACGGCCAGCCCGGCGGCGAAGGCGAAAACGCCGAAGTCACCAACTGGCAATAA
- a CDS encoding lytic transglycosylase domain-containing protein, with product MIHSFTAGLLGCVLSVGVAQADVFVSVDAKGSYVLSNVHRPGRTYERVIRDADAPLVSLDRQPQLIANQPYAELVSAAATANQLPEALLHAVIKSESNYNPGATSPKGAGGLMQLMPDTARELGVKDVYDPKANIQGGAKYLKRLMTLFDNDIALAVAAYNAGPDAVLSRGRVIPPFAETQRYVPSVLRQYRRLQGLAVDAPL from the coding sequence ATGATCCATTCATTCACTGCAGGACTGCTCGGCTGCGTGCTGTCGGTCGGTGTCGCGCAAGCCGATGTCTTCGTTTCCGTGGACGCCAAGGGCAGCTACGTGCTGTCCAACGTCCACCGTCCCGGGCGCACTTACGAGCGGGTGATCCGCGACGCCGATGCGCCGCTGGTCAGCCTTGACCGGCAACCGCAATTGATCGCCAACCAGCCCTACGCCGAGCTGGTGTCAGCTGCCGCCACCGCCAATCAGCTACCCGAAGCTTTGCTGCATGCGGTGATCAAGTCCGAATCCAACTACAACCCCGGCGCCACCTCGCCCAAGGGTGCCGGCGGGCTGATGCAACTGATGCCCGACACCGCGCGTGAGTTGGGGGTGAAAGACGTCTACGACCCCAAGGCCAACATCCAGGGCGGGGCCAAATACCTCAAGCGCCTCATGACCCTGTTCGACAACGACATCGCCTTGGCCGTGGCGGCTTACAACGCCGGACCTGACGCGGTGCTCAGCCGGGGCCGGGTGATTCCGCCGTTCGCCGAAACCCAGCGTTACGTGCCCAGCGTTTTGCGTCAGTACCGGCGCCTGCAAGGGCTGGCAGTGGACGCGCCTTTGTAG
- the mnxG gene encoding manganese-oxidizing multicopper oxidase MnxG: protein MVGIHHAPSLLNWLLLLVSMLSVELASATVRCERNLVANVVAFDQPLMFNRLGAQNVNGMMYALRRDVVDDHDVSLAYGGSAVPGKVSLRADKRPRPLVLRVAAGDCLTINLQNLLDYHANPNKHFEGPEGEEGEEGIENAGGAENFKVDEQVADRHVGFQVNGLQAVNSIDDISSYTGRNANTLVPPGASRSYVLYAEREGAFAVSSRGATFGGEGAAGNVANGLFGQVVVVPKSGRTYRNTLTEEEMRLATTGRTPAGHPIVDYQARFPQREPWLREGKAGTPIISMVDGNEIISSESDAIVMGSNADGSFAPSTYPLESVGKRNPAIPNRLEPFRDFASQFQDETAATQAFPAYWADPVMAHVLEPTRDSFMINYGSGGMGAEVVANRLGVGPMHDCLSCAYEEFFLSSHTVGDVAMLVDVPANTGLENIAPGQTPSADQVGVKATMALYPSEPSNVNHSYIGDFVKFRNTHNGHEQHIFHLHGHQWLFNPNDDNSDYVDAQGIGPGAGYTYEIANGGSGNRNRVAGDAIYHCHFYPHFAQGMWSMWRVHDVFEEGTRLEVSQQGADGYHSEPYALRSGKPAAGARALPDGEIIAGTPIPAVVPLPGKAMAPMPGKVVVVPKIGETLVASNDDDDEDEEGDDDGEHHGGNGGSQAIGSLALVDRSEANRNADGSLKNPGYPFWIGGMESSVGQRPPTPPLDMLDAATAQSLKASGKALWANLDPNQSGGWDGGLQRHALDGVAAGGEAHTVTTSLDFSKEVTRAKPIYLPEEGTEVEQAAMAFHAKKDHPSFALLPGNQIVAKDFRTNGALPIAGAPYYEPCMDDRQKRLTSSAGTGEFASGDRLDGMSFVGASTFTADRPRIYKAANIQFDAVYNKVGYHFPQARILALWEDAWPVITKQRPPEPLVMRMNTFDCVQYQQTNLVPATYEMDDYQVRTPTDVIGQHIHLPKWDLTSADGSSNGWNYEDGVLSPGAVQERIHAIREFNQCEGSDPRDGTQACPKAKAHPFFGQFGRSDWMGARTAMQRWFVDPVVNAKGVDRGLGTIFTHDHLGPSTHQQIGLYATVLAEPAGSTWFHAETGEPLYSGARQDGGPTSWQAVINTGDLDGDGKNDSFREFFLEYSDFQHAYEAGVYVGAGPNGVPNPQAFPATADSFRYAINPPVRNNASTLLEGVLEVQGGQVPGCPSRPCPQAISVDDPGMFVVNYRNEPLALRVYDPNKVGPDGKRGMQADGLGGDLAYAMQSRTDRAIPAMNLAPNLVTAATGPTGGTTLFPPHINKGGSEPGDPFTPMLRTYTGDNVRLRVHAGGHEEEHNVTLHGVKWLQSGSGFGNSSNSGWRASQMIGISEQMGFIAPVSMLSSSAATTGDYLYSMDASIEGYWSGIWGVMRNYTAKRNDLFAIPNNPSPAGMRNTVAFEGSCPRISANPNGIGTRPTVQRNYEVVAALANDILGNSLGLSIGDSAGLGQHVGGPLNPAGGTLVLNSRTVSIPQVTVTDPEDGETITIGGQSGPLHDPTAILYVRKSDLDPVSGKLKPGIPVEPLVLRAAAGDCINITLENRLPSVMPDLTQTAVMQGIVKRDRNSGLGSTTFSNNLMRPSSHVGLHAQLVAYDITKSDGANVGANPVQTVPPRLGSSGAYPTRTYQYYAGHLEREGKPVTQLGRSVDNINATAVEFGGLNITPADVIKQPQKGLGGAMSILPIGATWVDDARKVNATVTAPGQTTYRDFAMVWHKALNTRWANGRPVEGIAAEGFGVPTDPQDNSSMAINYKTEPLWYRFGLAPDAPFGHADGAGYGDMTNAHMAYSNALVGGDPQTPVLYAKPGQPFRTHILMPSGGSRGTTFQLDGHVWSLNPFQAEKSDTGGYPMGTPGVGSVRFGYNPMSMYIGAHESVLPAAHFSFMIPSAGGSNAIPGDYLFRDYAAYGNTSGLWGLLRVTNEPEPAPPAQ, encoded by the coding sequence ATGGTTGGCATTCACCACGCACCGTCCCTGTTGAACTGGCTGCTGTTGCTGGTCTCGATGCTCAGTGTCGAACTGGCCAGCGCCACCGTGCGCTGCGAGCGCAATCTGGTGGCCAACGTAGTCGCCTTCGATCAACCGCTGATGTTCAACCGCCTCGGTGCGCAGAACGTCAACGGGATGATGTACGCGCTGCGCCGCGATGTGGTCGATGACCATGACGTCTCGCTGGCCTATGGCGGCAGCGCGGTGCCGGGCAAGGTGTCGCTGCGTGCGGACAAGCGTCCACGGCCGTTGGTGCTGCGGGTGGCTGCCGGTGATTGCCTGACGATCAATCTGCAGAACCTGCTCGATTACCACGCCAATCCCAACAAGCACTTCGAAGGGCCTGAGGGCGAAGAAGGCGAAGAGGGCATCGAGAACGCCGGCGGTGCGGAAAACTTCAAGGTCGACGAGCAGGTCGCCGACCGTCATGTCGGTTTCCAGGTCAACGGCCTGCAAGCGGTGAACAGCATCGACGACATTTCCTCCTACACCGGGCGTAATGCAAACACCCTGGTGCCGCCGGGGGCGAGTCGTTCGTACGTGCTGTACGCCGAGCGCGAAGGGGCGTTTGCCGTCAGCAGCCGTGGCGCGACATTCGGCGGGGAGGGCGCGGCCGGCAACGTCGCCAATGGCCTGTTCGGCCAGGTCGTGGTGGTGCCGAAGTCGGGACGCACCTATCGCAACACTCTCACCGAAGAAGAAATGCGTCTGGCGACCACCGGCCGTACACCGGCCGGTCACCCCATCGTCGATTACCAGGCCCGTTTTCCGCAGCGCGAACCTTGGTTGCGTGAAGGCAAGGCCGGCACGCCGATCATCAGCATGGTCGACGGCAACGAAATCATCTCCAGCGAAAGCGATGCAATCGTCATGGGCAGCAACGCCGATGGCAGTTTTGCGCCCAGCACCTATCCGCTGGAGTCGGTGGGCAAACGCAACCCGGCGATCCCCAACCGCCTCGAGCCGTTTCGCGATTTCGCCTCGCAGTTCCAGGACGAAACCGCCGCCACCCAAGCATTCCCCGCCTACTGGGCCGACCCGGTCATGGCCCATGTGCTGGAGCCGACCCGCGACTCGTTCATGATCAACTACGGCTCCGGCGGCATGGGCGCTGAAGTGGTCGCCAACCGCCTCGGCGTGGGCCCGATGCACGACTGCCTGTCGTGTGCCTACGAAGAATTCTTCCTCAGCTCGCACACCGTCGGTGACGTGGCGATGCTGGTGGACGTGCCGGCCAATACCGGGCTTGAGAACATCGCCCCCGGCCAGACACCCAGCGCAGATCAAGTCGGCGTCAAGGCCACCATGGCCCTGTATCCGTCGGAGCCTTCGAACGTCAACCACAGCTACATCGGTGACTTCGTCAAATTCCGCAACACCCACAACGGTCACGAGCAGCACATCTTCCACCTGCACGGCCATCAGTGGCTGTTCAACCCCAACGACGACAACTCCGATTACGTCGACGCCCAAGGCATCGGCCCTGGCGCCGGCTATACCTACGAAATCGCCAACGGCGGCTCCGGCAACCGCAACCGGGTGGCCGGTGATGCGATCTATCACTGCCACTTCTACCCGCATTTCGCCCAAGGCATGTGGTCGATGTGGCGGGTGCACGATGTGTTCGAAGAAGGCACCCGGCTGGAAGTCTCGCAACAGGGCGCCGATGGTTATCACAGCGAGCCTTACGCACTGCGCAGCGGTAAACCCGCCGCCGGTGCCCGAGCCTTGCCGGATGGCGAGATCATTGCCGGCACGCCGATTCCTGCCGTCGTGCCGCTGCCCGGCAAAGCCATGGCCCCGATGCCGGGCAAAGTAGTGGTGGTGCCGAAAATCGGCGAAACCCTGGTCGCCAGCAACGATGACGACGATGAGGACGAAGAGGGCGATGACGACGGCGAACACCATGGTGGTAACGGTGGATCGCAAGCCATCGGTTCCCTGGCCCTGGTTGATCGCAGCGAAGCCAACCGCAACGCCGACGGCAGCCTGAAAAACCCTGGCTATCCGTTCTGGATCGGCGGCATGGAAAGTTCGGTGGGTCAGCGTCCGCCAACCCCACCGCTGGACATGCTCGACGCGGCCACCGCGCAATCGTTGAAAGCCAGCGGCAAAGCGCTGTGGGCCAACCTTGACCCGAATCAGTCCGGCGGCTGGGATGGCGGCTTGCAGCGTCACGCCCTCGACGGGGTGGCGGCCGGAGGCGAGGCGCACACCGTGACCACCTCGCTGGACTTCTCCAAGGAAGTCACCCGGGCCAAACCGATTTACCTGCCGGAAGAAGGCACGGAAGTGGAACAGGCCGCGATGGCGTTCCACGCGAAAAAGGATCACCCAAGCTTTGCCTTGCTGCCCGGCAACCAGATCGTGGCCAAGGACTTCCGCACCAACGGCGCCTTGCCGATTGCCGGCGCGCCGTACTACGAGCCGTGCATGGACGACCGGCAAAAGCGCCTGACCAGCAGCGCCGGCACCGGCGAGTTCGCCAGCGGCGACCGGTTGGATGGCATGTCCTTCGTCGGCGCCTCGACCTTCACCGCCGACCGCCCGCGTATCTACAAGGCCGCCAACATCCAGTTCGACGCGGTCTATAACAAAGTCGGTTATCACTTCCCGCAAGCCCGGATTCTGGCGCTGTGGGAAGACGCCTGGCCGGTGATCACCAAGCAGCGTCCGCCAGAGCCGCTGGTGATGCGCATGAACACCTTCGACTGCGTGCAGTACCAGCAAACCAACCTGGTCCCTGCCACCTACGAGATGGACGACTATCAGGTGCGCACGCCGACCGACGTGATCGGCCAGCACATTCACCTGCCGAAGTGGGACCTGACGTCCGCCGACGGTTCTTCCAACGGCTGGAACTACGAGGACGGCGTGCTCTCCCCAGGCGCTGTTCAGGAACGTATTCACGCGATCCGCGAATTCAACCAGTGCGAGGGCAGCGACCCGCGCGACGGCACCCAGGCGTGCCCGAAAGCCAAGGCGCATCCGTTCTTCGGTCAGTTCGGGCGCAGTGACTGGATGGGCGCGCGCACGGCCATGCAACGCTGGTTCGTCGACCCGGTGGTCAACGCCAAGGGCGTGGATCGGGGGCTCGGCACCATCTTCACCCACGACCACCTCGGCCCATCGACTCACCAGCAGATCGGGCTGTATGCCACGGTGCTGGCGGAGCCGGCTGGTTCCACCTGGTTCCACGCCGAAACCGGCGAGCCTCTGTACAGCGGTGCTCGCCAGGATGGCGGGCCGACTTCGTGGCAGGCGGTGATCAACACCGGCGACCTCGACGGCGACGGCAAGAACGACAGCTTCCGTGAGTTCTTCCTCGAATACAGCGACTTCCAGCACGCCTATGAAGCCGGTGTGTACGTGGGCGCCGGCCCGAACGGCGTGCCGAATCCGCAAGCGTTCCCGGCTACCGCCGACAGCTTCCGCTATGCGATCAACCCGCCGGTGCGCAACAACGCCAGCACCTTGCTCGAAGGTGTGCTGGAAGTGCAGGGCGGTCAGGTGCCGGGCTGCCCGAGCCGGCCTTGCCCGCAAGCGATCTCCGTGGATGATCCGGGCATGTTCGTCGTCAACTATCGCAACGAGCCGCTGGCCCTGCGGGTCTACGATCCGAACAAGGTCGGCCCGGACGGCAAGCGCGGCATGCAGGCCGACGGCCTCGGCGGCGATCTGGCGTACGCCATGCAAAGCCGTACCGACCGGGCGATCCCGGCGATGAACCTGGCACCTAACCTGGTGACGGCTGCCACCGGCCCGACTGGCGGCACCACGCTGTTCCCGCCACACATCAACAAGGGCGGCAGCGAGCCGGGCGACCCGTTCACCCCGATGCTGCGCACCTACACCGGCGACAACGTGCGTCTGCGGGTGCATGCCGGCGGCCATGAGGAAGAGCACAACGTCACCCTGCACGGCGTGAAATGGCTGCAGAGCGGTTCCGGTTTCGGCAACAGCTCCAACTCGGGCTGGCGCGCCTCGCAGATGATCGGCATCTCCGAACAGATGGGCTTCATCGCACCGGTGTCGATGCTGTCCAGTTCTGCGGCGACCACCGGTGACTATCTGTACTCGATGGACGCTTCGATTGAAGGCTACTGGAGCGGGATCTGGGGCGTGATGCGCAACTACACAGCCAAACGCAATGACCTGTTCGCCATCCCCAACAACCCGAGCCCGGCCGGCATGCGCAACACCGTGGCGTTCGAAGGCAGTTGCCCACGGATCAGCGCCAACCCCAACGGCATCGGCACCCGGCCGACGGTGCAGCGCAACTATGAAGTGGTGGCGGCGCTGGCCAACGACATCCTCGGCAATTCGCTGGGCCTGAGCATCGGCGATTCGGCCGGGCTCGGTCAGCATGTCGGCGGGCCGCTGAATCCGGCGGGCGGCACCCTGGTGCTGAACTCGCGCACAGTGAGCATCCCGCAAGTGACCGTGACCGATCCGGAGGACGGCGAGACCATCACCATCGGTGGCCAGAGCGGGCCTCTGCATGATCCGACAGCGATCCTGTACGTGCGCAAATCCGACCTCGATCCGGTCAGCGGCAAGCTCAAACCCGGCATTCCGGTCGAACCGCTGGTGCTGCGCGCAGCGGCCGGGGACTGCATCAACATCACCCTGGAAAACCGTCTGCCGAGCGTGATGCCGGACCTGACCCAGACCGCGGTGATGCAAGGCATCGTCAAGCGCGACCGCAACAGCGGCCTGGGCTCGACCACCTTCAGCAACAACCTGATGCGGCCGTCCAGCCACGTGGGGCTGCACGCGCAACTGGTGGCCTATGACATCACCAAATCCGACGGTGCCAACGTCGGCGCCAACCCGGTCCAGACCGTGCCACCACGGTTGGGCAGCAGCGGCGCCTACCCGACCCGTACCTATCAGTACTACGCCGGGCACCTGGAGCGTGAAGGCAAACCGGTCACGCAACTGGGCCGCAGTGTCGACAACATCAACGCCACGGCCGTGGAGTTCGGTGGCCTGAACATCACCCCGGCAGATGTGATCAAGCAACCGCAAAAAGGCCTGGGTGGTGCGATGAGCATCCTGCCGATCGGCGCGACCTGGGTCGACGATGCGCGCAAGGTCAACGCCACGGTCACCGCACCGGGGCAGACGACTTACCGCGACTTCGCGATGGTCTGGCACAAGGCGCTGAACACCCGCTGGGCCAATGGCCGGCCGGTCGAAGGCATCGCTGCCGAGGGTTTCGGTGTACCGACCGATCCGCAGGACAACTCGAGCATGGCGATCAACTACAAGACCGAGCCGCTGTGGTATCGCTTCGGCCTCGCCCCGGATGCGCCGTTCGGCCATGCCGATGGCGCGGGTTACGGCGATATGACCAACGCGCACATGGCCTACAGCAATGCGCTGGTGGGGGGCGATCCGCAGACGCCGGTGCTGTATGCCAAACCGGGCCAGCCGTTCCGTACGCACATCCTGATGCCGAGCGGCGGCAGTCGCGGCACGACGTTCCAGCTCGACGGACACGTCTGGTCGCTCAACCCGTTCCAGGCCGAGAAGAGCGACACCGGTGGCTACCCGATGGGCACGCCGGGCGTGGGTTCGGTGCGCTTCGGCTACAACCCGATGTCGATGTACATCGGCGCTCACGAGAGCGTCCTGCCGGCGGCGCACTTCAGCTTCATGATCCCGAGTGCCGGGGGCAGCAACGCCATACCGGGGGACTACCTGTTCCGCGATTACGCCGCCTATGGCAACACCTCGGGACTGTGGGGATTGCTGCGGGTGACCAATGAGCCGGAGCCGGCGCCGCCTGCTCAGTAG
- a CDS encoding YncE family protein, whose product MNRIINIIGVCLLAMAGALLTLSEIALAQTGAGQVLTRDGVSIAFDLKPLASDGQLREGEFADVQFRVTDGASGQPLSGVAPGAWIDPQALAADEAQGRDQSCKSRVGTFLKSNIGARPLLDLNSYFLLVMNRDASVSVVDPSVSVGGITSTLARIELKQSPMDWVTPKDNKKVFMSMPTAGEVAVIDSEQFKVIDSVAAGSQPVRVALQPDERLLWVGNNASKAEESGVTVIDAQSLKPLKHLATGRGHHEITFSKDSRFAFVSNRDDGTLSVIDIASLSLLQQVKTGSSPLSVAYSPLSGAVYVADGKDGAVTVIDSNSRAVRRVIKLQQGLGPMGFSADGRFGVVLNTVENRATVIDAANDSAIHDLEVSAEPYQVVFTQAYAYVRGLASPKVTMINLSSLGEGRQPITQGFEAGPQPPRLAGDLPLASSLAVSRDDNAVFVVNPVDNTTYFYAEGMNAPMSGYPNRGQIARAALVIDRSLREVSPGLYSARIKLPAAGRFDVAFLLNQPNIIHCFTAQVASDGAPEKHAGAPKVEFLLDKTAVALNDPYVVRFRIVQGKQKVQRSGVTDVQLRYFLAPTSRPREVAALEVADGVYEAPVTLDRSGAWYLHVRAASLGAGFDDKTFASVRVLPGQTQ is encoded by the coding sequence ATGAACAGGATCATCAACATCATCGGCGTCTGCCTGCTGGCGATGGCCGGCGCGCTGCTCACGCTGAGCGAGATTGCCCTGGCGCAAACCGGCGCCGGGCAGGTGCTGACCCGCGACGGCGTGTCGATCGCCTTCGATCTGAAGCCGCTGGCCAGCGACGGCCAGTTGCGTGAGGGCGAGTTCGCCGACGTGCAGTTCCGCGTCACCGACGGCGCCTCCGGCCAGCCGTTGTCCGGTGTGGCGCCGGGGGCGTGGATCGATCCGCAAGCCCTTGCCGCCGACGAGGCCCAGGGCCGCGACCAGAGCTGCAAGTCGCGGGTCGGCACGTTCCTCAAATCCAACATCGGCGCGCGGCCGTTGCTCGACCTCAACAGCTATTTCCTGCTGGTGATGAACCGCGATGCCAGCGTTTCGGTGGTCGATCCGTCCGTGTCGGTCGGCGGCATCACCAGCACCCTGGCGCGGATCGAACTCAAGCAGTCGCCGATGGATTGGGTCACGCCCAAGGACAACAAAAAGGTCTTCATGTCGATGCCGACGGCGGGGGAAGTGGCGGTGATCGACAGCGAGCAATTCAAGGTCATCGACTCGGTGGCCGCCGGCAGCCAACCGGTGCGGGTCGCCCTGCAACCGGACGAGCGCCTGCTGTGGGTCGGCAACAACGCGAGCAAGGCTGAAGAGTCCGGCGTTACGGTGATCGACGCTCAAAGTCTCAAACCGCTCAAACACCTGGCGACCGGTCGCGGCCACCACGAAATTACCTTCAGCAAGGACAGCCGTTTCGCCTTCGTCAGCAACCGCGACGACGGCACCCTGAGCGTTATCGACATCGCCAGCCTGAGCCTGCTGCAACAGGTCAAGACCGGTTCCAGCCCGCTGTCGGTGGCGTATTCGCCGCTGTCCGGCGCGGTGTACGTGGCCGATGGCAAGGATGGCGCCGTCACCGTGATCGACAGCAACAGCCGCGCCGTACGCCGGGTGATCAAGTTGCAACAGGGCCTCGGCCCGATGGGCTTCAGCGCCGACGGTCGTTTTGGCGTGGTGCTGAACACGGTGGAAAACCGCGCCACGGTGATCGATGCGGCCAACGATTCGGCGATCCATGATCTGGAGGTTTCGGCCGAACCCTATCAAGTGGTGTTCACCCAGGCCTATGCCTACGTGCGCGGACTGGCCTCGCCGAAAGTCACCATGATCAACCTGTCTTCGCTGGGCGAAGGGCGTCAGCCGATTACTCAAGGTTTTGAAGCCGGGCCGCAACCGCCACGGCTGGCCGGGGATCTGCCGTTGGCGTCGAGCCTCGCGGTATCGCGCGATGACAACGCGGTGTTCGTGGTCAACCCGGTGGACAACACCACCTATTTCTACGCCGAAGGCATGAACGCACCGATGTCCGGTTACCCCAACCGGGGGCAGATCGCCCGCGCCGCACTGGTGATCGACCGCAGTCTGCGCGAAGTGTCGCCGGGGCTGTACAGCGCCCGGATCAAGCTGCCGGCGGCGGGGCGTTTCGACGTGGCGTTCCTGCTCAACCAGCCGAACATCATTCATTGCTTCACCGCCCAGGTGGCGTCCGACGGCGCGCCTGAAAAACATGCGGGGGCGCCCAAAGTCGAGTTCCTGTTGGACAAGACCGCCGTGGCCCTCAACGACCCCTACGTGGTGCGCTTTCGCATCGTCCAGGGCAAACAGAAAGTCCAGCGCAGTGGCGTGACCGACGTGCAGTTGCGCTACTTCCTCGCGCCGACCTCCCGCCCCCGTGAAGTGGCGGCACTGGAAGTCGCCGACGGCGTGTACGAAGCGCCGGTGACCCTCGACCGCAGCGGCGCCTGGTACCTGCATGTGCGCGCGGCCTCGCTGGGCGCCGGTTTCGACGACAAGACATTTGCCAGTGTCCGGGTGCTGCCCGGCCAGACTCAGTGA
- a CDS encoding SCO family protein produces MNRFASRGLLTLCLLAVGIQQASAHSADEHAGHTAPAANSQEHAQVKFADVPLLDQNGKTVHLEQDLVHNKIVVMSFIYTSCTTVCPVVSSIMGKVQKQLGARVGAEVQLVSISIDPQRDDPKRLQDYARTFQKGPGWSWLTGSPQSITATLKGLGSFSGDFKNHQPLILVGDGNSRHWTRYYGFTDPALLAKEVEKLSGLRTHAKHTAIAMEQQP; encoded by the coding sequence ATGAACCGATTTGCATCCCGTGGCCTGCTGACCCTGTGCCTGTTGGCCGTCGGTATCCAGCAGGCCAGCGCCCACTCGGCGGACGAGCATGCCGGGCACACCGCACCGGCCGCCAACAGCCAGGAACACGCCCAGGTCAAATTCGCCGACGTGCCGCTGCTCGACCAGAACGGCAAGACCGTGCACCTGGAGCAGGACCTGGTGCACAACAAGATCGTGGTCATGAGTTTCATCTACACCAGCTGCACCACGGTCTGCCCGGTGGTCTCGTCGATCATGGGCAAGGTGCAGAAACAGCTCGGTGCCCGGGTCGGCGCTGAAGTGCAGCTGGTGTCGATCAGCATCGACCCGCAGCGCGACGACCCGAAACGTCTGCAGGATTACGCCCGCACCTTCCAGAAAGGCCCGGGCTGGAGCTGGCTCACCGGTTCGCCGCAATCGATCACCGCCACCCTCAAGGGCCTCGGCAGTTTCAGCGGCGACTTCAAAAATCACCAGCCGCTGATCCTCGTCGGTGACGGCAACAGTCGGCACTGGACGCGCTATTACGGCTTCACCGACCCGGCCCTGCTGGCCAAAGAGGTCGAGAAACTCAGCGGCCTGCGCACCCACGCCAAACACACCGCGATTGCCATGGAGCAACAACCATGA
- a CDS encoding SCO family protein, which translates to MRTLDWITLTVCFWIFSAMALAHEGHEQPVPATTTTTTSAAPAPAKGTHDAKTWFTDTPLLDQHGDVQRFYSDALHNRVVLLNVIFTSCNDACPLITRKLKEVRELLGDKADGITFISLTSDPLRDTPAVLKAYTLKQGADDPHWLFLTGDKAQMDLVLGRIGQIVPTPEQHSTQLIVGDVANKRWSKIRPDAPAAAIAQRLQLLTMPVAGR; encoded by the coding sequence ATGAGAACCCTGGACTGGATCACCCTGACGGTTTGTTTCTGGATTTTCAGCGCCATGGCCCTGGCTCACGAAGGCCACGAACAACCGGTACCGGCAACGACAACGACAACGACCAGCGCTGCGCCCGCACCGGCCAAAGGCACCCACGACGCGAAAACCTGGTTCACCGACACCCCGTTGCTCGACCAGCACGGCGACGTCCAGCGTTTCTACAGCGATGCGCTGCACAACCGCGTGGTGCTGCTCAACGTGATCTTCACCAGTTGCAATGACGCCTGTCCGCTGATCACCCGCAAGCTCAAGGAAGTCCGCGAGCTGCTGGGCGACAAGGCCGACGGCATCACCTTCATTTCCCTTACCAGTGATCCGCTGCGCGACACGCCGGCGGTGCTCAAGGCTTACACCTTGAAGCAGGGTGCCGATGACCCTCACTGGCTTTTCCTCACCGGCGACAAGGCGCAGATGGACCTGGTGCTGGGCCGCATCGGCCAGATCGTGCCGACGCCCGAGCAGCACTCGACCCAGTTGATCGTCGGCGATGTGGCCAACAAACGCTGGAGCAAAATCCGTCCCGACGCCCCGGCCGCCGCCATTGCCCAGCGCTTGCAGCTGCTGACAATGCCCGTGGCCGGCCGCTGA